The following are encoded together in the Mastacembelus armatus chromosome 6, fMasArm1.2, whole genome shotgun sequence genome:
- the LOC113133103 gene encoding carbohydrate sulfotransferase 1: MNKRHTGERQSDRKRCEGCRARGGGRMECSWKTVLLLVCASLGVQYTAIRTLRDSLSGPCQGAYRCQTRHHRDSRWRALCDDSWMPVESPRKHILLFATTRSGSSFTGQLLNQHPGIFYVFEPLYHVQQAFTNSSSRLRRSLDRRALLGAYRDLLLNLYTCDLHFMESYIRPEPQDHVTSSFFRRSSSHALCSPPVCLGGMDAVAADSPDEIWCPKKCGALNLTLASMSCLSKKHVAIKTVRVPEVGDLRTLTEDPRLDLKIIHLVRDPRAILASRMMAFSDQFRAWKIWNATGRQPRYVDLSQITSTCKDMAASAETGLQRPVWLRGRYLLVRYEDLAFNPIDKASEIYRFVGLDMEDRIQMWISKNTNTNMSSPSEWNYRYSTTRDSRATAENWRLRLGFDIVRTVQNLCNDTLALLGYKQVHSAAELRNLSHSLVEPRPF; this comes from the exons ATGAACAAGAGGCAtactggagagagacagagcgacAGAAAGAGG TGTGAAGGATGTAGAGCCAGAGGTGGGGGTAGGATGGAGTGCTCCTGGAAGACTGtactgctgctggtgtgtgcATCTCTGGGAGTCCAGTACACAGCCATCCGCACCCTGAGGGACTCGCTGTCTGGGCCCTGTCAGGGAGCCTATCGCTGCCAGACCAGACATCACAGAG ACTCCAGGTGGAGAGCCTTGTGTGATGACAGTTGGATGCCTGTCGAGTCACCTCGGAAGCACATCCTGCTGTTTGCCACCACGCGCAGTGGCTCGTCCTTCACTGGGCAACTCCTTAACCAGCACCCAGGGATCTTCTATGTCTTTGAGCCGCTCTACCATGTCCAGCAGGCCTTCACTAACTCCAGCAGCAGGCTGCGTCGCTCCCTGGACCGCCGGGCCCTTCTGGGAGCCTACAGGGACCTCCTCCTTAATCTCTACACCTGCGACCTTCACTTCATGGAGAGTTACATCCGTCCAGAGCCACAAGACCATGTCACAAGCTCTTTCTTCCGCCGAAGCTCCAGCCATGCTCTCTGTTCACCTCCTGTGTGCCTGGGAGGAATGGATGCAGTGGCCGCTGACTCACCTGATGAAATCTGGTGTCCAAAGAAGTGTGGGGCCCTGAACCTCACCCTAGCCTCTATGTCATGTCTGTCAAAAAAACATGTAGCTATAAAGACTGTACGGGTCCCTGAGGTAGGGGACCTGCGCACCCTGACTGAAGATCCACGTCTGGATCTCAAGATCATCCACCTAGTGAGGGACCCCAGAGCCATCCTTGCCTCACGCATGATGGCATTTTCAGATCAGTTTCGTGCCTGGAAAATATGGAACGCTACAGGACGGCAGCCTCGGTACGTGGACCTGTCACAGATCACCAGCACCTGTAAGGACATGGCGGCCTCTGCCGAAACAGGTCTACAGAGGCCGGTGTGGCTGCGGGGACGCTACCTTCTGGTCCGGTACGAGGACCTGGCATTCAACCCAATAGACAAGGCCTCTGAGATCTACAGGTTTGTAGGACTGGATATGGAGGACAGGATTCAGATGTGGATCTCAAAGAACACCAACACTAACATGTCATCTCCATCCGAGTGGAACTATAGGTACTCCACCACCAGGGACTCTAGAGCAACTGCGGAAAATTGGAGGCTTCGTCTTGGCTTTGACATCGTAAGGACTGTGCAAAATCTGTGTAATGACACTCTGGCCCTGCTAGGATACAAGCAGGTTCACTCTGCAGCCGAACTTAGAAACTTGTCCCACAGTTTAGTGGAACCCAGGCCCTTTTAA